One Gimesia aquarii DNA segment encodes these proteins:
- a CDS encoding terminase small subunit, whose product MCHWFSAAAERWDVSDKTIQNWIKKGLPVSGTQRKRVFDVSECDAWVASYRDEKADRESQKLNEELKKEKLLQEKLKRKDLERKDLIADEKLISREEYELFAAECVIEARDQMLTLPKEMQRHLYKKCQSKVKEMQTMIEQTLQRLSVIEEGPKK is encoded by the coding sequence TTGTGTCATTGGTTTTCTGCTGCTGCCGAACGATGGGACGTTAGCGACAAGACGATTCAGAACTGGATCAAAAAAGGACTTCCGGTTAGTGGAACTCAACGAAAGAGAGTCTTTGATGTTTCTGAGTGTGATGCGTGGGTGGCATCTTATCGCGATGAGAAAGCAGACAGAGAATCCCAGAAGCTCAACGAAGAACTCAAAAAAGAGAAGCTGCTTCAGGAGAAATTGAAGCGGAAGGACCTGGAGCGTAAAGATTTAATCGCAGATGAGAAGCTGATCAGTCGGGAAGAATACGAGTTGTTTGCCGCGGAATGTGTGATCGAAGCCCGCGACCAGATGTTGACACTACCAAAGGAGATGCAGCGTCATCTCTATAAAAAATGCCAGTCAAAAGTGAAAGAAATGCAAACAATGATTGAGCAGACATTGCAGCGGTTATCTGTGATCGAAGAGGGACCGAAAAAATGA
- a CDS encoding IS110 family transposase → MKILAIDLGKFKSVACRYITETGKSDFLIVQTHVFSFEQLLSKESPDLVVIETCSIAGWVHDLCCHHGVRCDVANPSNEAWKFKNIKRKTDRDDALKLAQLAALEQLPTVYVPTPEIRQRRALLKYRQSLITRWIAIQNHLRALFQQQGVLLDRGHRAWTETGLLAIEQHVKPLEQCGPDELWCGEVALELQAFKSICQQLQQVERKLDVFAKTDAKVKLLRTIPGVGRCTAEVVVAYLDDPQRFTNGRQVSAYAGLVPKQFQSGETDRRGRITRRGPSLLRKMLVEAGWILLRHNLWAQRLVKRLSRGQKTRRKQAIVALARKLLVRCWAMLRDGTPWCDFLPLPATT, encoded by the coding sequence ATGAAGATTCTTGCAATCGATCTAGGAAAGTTTAAGTCGGTCGCCTGTCGGTACATTACCGAAACCGGCAAGTCGGATTTTCTGATAGTGCAAACGCATGTGTTCTCTTTCGAGCAACTGTTAAGTAAGGAAAGTCCCGATCTGGTCGTCATCGAGACCTGCTCGATTGCAGGTTGGGTGCACGACTTGTGCTGTCACCATGGCGTGAGGTGCGACGTCGCCAATCCCAGCAACGAGGCCTGGAAGTTCAAAAACATCAAACGCAAAACGGATCGTGATGATGCACTCAAGCTGGCTCAACTAGCAGCATTGGAACAACTCCCAACAGTTTATGTCCCAACCCCAGAGATACGACAGCGGCGAGCGCTGCTGAAGTATCGTCAGTCATTGATTACTCGTTGGATTGCGATCCAGAATCACTTGCGAGCTCTCTTTCAACAACAAGGAGTTCTACTTGACCGTGGCCATCGTGCGTGGACAGAAACGGGCTTGCTAGCAATCGAACAACATGTGAAACCATTAGAGCAATGTGGTCCGGATGAACTTTGGTGTGGTGAAGTGGCCCTCGAACTCCAGGCGTTCAAGAGTATCTGCCAACAACTGCAGCAAGTGGAACGCAAGCTGGACGTATTTGCAAAGACGGACGCCAAAGTGAAACTGTTGCGGACCATCCCCGGCGTTGGACGTTGTACGGCCGAGGTCGTCGTTGCATACCTTGATGATCCACAGCGTTTCACCAACGGCCGTCAGGTCTCCGCCTATGCAGGACTAGTTCCCAAACAGTTTCAATCCGGTGAAACCGACCGTCGTGGACGGATTACTCGCCGAGGACCATCTTTGTTACGAAAGATGCTGGTTGAAGCGGGATGGATCTTGTTGCGGCACAACCTCTGGGCTCAGCGGTTGGTGAAGAGGCTTTCGCGTGGTCAGAAGACGCGCAGAAAACAGGCGATCGTGGCTTTGGCGCGAAAACTACTCGTGCGTTGTTGGGCAATGCTACGAGACGGCACGCCTTGGTGTGATTTTCTACCGCTGCCAGCAACCACCTGA